In Thiovibrio frasassiensis, one DNA window encodes the following:
- a CDS encoding MlaD family protein has product MSRQANPTLIGAFVLGALILGAVTTLLLAGGQWFQKKGQHILYFEGAAQGLQVGAPVVFLGVKVGTVKRIQLGLDTENHHFLVPVTIEVEPNIVQSRNGDKVDLRDRETIKKLVERGLRAQLKMQSLLTGQLYVDLDFHPDKPPRFMASDVQLSEIPTIPTTAEEFATKLEGFPMDTFLADLAAISQALNGILSSQEARMIPVRLEATLAHLESLSAKLDHDGAPVLAEMRKALEAVRDAMLKVGGVAEAGSPMAVSLGKASEELAKTAQALQGLAGEESPTVQRLNTALLEITRAARALRLLAETLEQQPESLVQGKRLQGEGK; this is encoded by the coding sequence ATGAGCAGGCAGGCAAATCCCACGCTTATCGGGGCCTTTGTTCTTGGCGCCCTCATTCTCGGGGCGGTGACCACCCTGCTTCTCGCCGGGGGGCAATGGTTCCAGAAGAAAGGCCAGCATATCCTCTATTTTGAGGGGGCGGCCCAGGGTTTGCAGGTGGGGGCGCCGGTGGTTTTTCTCGGGGTCAAGGTGGGCACGGTGAAACGCATCCAGCTCGGGCTTGATACCGAAAACCATCATTTTTTGGTGCCGGTCACCATCGAGGTCGAGCCCAATATCGTCCAATCCCGCAATGGCGATAAGGTCGATCTCAGGGACCGGGAGACGATCAAGAAACTGGTGGAGCGCGGATTGCGCGCCCAGCTCAAGATGCAGAGCCTGCTTACCGGTCAGCTGTATGTTGATCTGGATTTCCATCCCGACAAGCCACCCCGCTTCATGGCCAGCGATGTTCAGTTGAGTGAAATCCCCACCATCCCGACCACGGCGGAGGAATTTGCCACCAAGCTGGAGGGGTTTCCCATGGATACCTTTCTCGCCGATCTCGCCGCCATCAGCCAAGCGCTCAATGGTATCCTCTCCTCACAGGAAGCGAGGATGATCCCGGTGCGGCTGGAGGCGACCCTTGCCCATCTGGAATCTCTGAGCGCCAAGCTCGACCACGATGGCGCCCCCGTGCTCGCCGAGATGCGCAAGGCGCTGGAAGCGGTGCGGGATGCGATGCTCAAGGTCGGCGGGGTGGCTGAGGCCGGCTCCCCCATGGCGGTCAGCCTGGGCAAGGCCAGCGAGGAGTTGGCCAAGACGGCCCAGGCCTTGCAGGGATTGGCAGGGGAAGAATCGCCGACCGTGCAGCGCCTCAATACGGCCCTGCTGGAGATCACCCGTGCAGCTCGGGCTCTGCGACTTTTGGCGGAAACCCTGGAACAGCAGCCGGAATCCCTTGTGCAGGGAAAACGGTTGCAAGGGGAGGGGAAATGA